A region of Toxorhynchites rutilus septentrionalis strain SRP chromosome 1, ASM2978413v1, whole genome shotgun sequence DNA encodes the following proteins:
- the LOC129761186 gene encoding uncharacterized protein LOC129761186, with protein MTATCHACATDIADESIFCNGFCKAEFHLKCVNLTSAFYNEMKKNTQLFWMCKSYSKLMDDIRFCNTIRDAHEAGYQNALSAHNEIAQRIKSEILNELKSELRMNFTALINSNSLTPKSSTRPAYTAGSIRSRRLFPEQKATERQQNDLMHGTASSLSPSFDNFAAPAPKQKFWLYLSRISCNVTVEQVHELAIQRLETNDIEVLRLVAKGKDVSGISFISFKLGISSDLKAKALSTATWSKGILFREFKDNRPVANFWQRPRTPNADSSLYSVTPDRQEGAMVV; from the coding sequence ATGACTGCTACATGCCATGCCTGCGCTACCGATATCGCCGACGAATCCATCTTTTGTAACGGCTTCTGCAAGGCGGAATTTCACCTAAAATGTGTGAATCTCACCTCAGCGTTCTATAATGAGATGAAAAAGAACACGCAACTTTTCTGGATGTGCAAATCCTATAGCAAATTGATGGATGACATCCGCTTCTGCAATACAATTCGTGACGCTCATGAGGCCGGATATCAAAATGCTCTAAGCGCTCATAATGAGATCGCCCAGAGGatcaaatcggaaattctgAACGAGCTGAAAAGCGAACTACGCATGAATTTTACCGCCCTGATCAACTCCAATTCACTTACACCGAAATCGTCAACACGCCCTGCGTACACTGCTGGATCGATACGTAGTCGACGTCTATTTCCAGAACAAAAAGCCACCGAACGCCAGCAAAATGATCTGATGCATGGAACTGCATCCTCATTATCTCCATCGTTTGATAACTTCGCTGCACCTGCTCCCAAGCAGAAGTTTTGGCTTTACCTATCCCGCATTTCTTGCAATGTCACCGTGGAACAAGTTCATGAGTTGGCCATACAAAGATTAGaaacaaacgacatcgaagtgCTCAGACTCGTCGCCAAGGGAAAAGATGTTAGCGGTATATCATTCATCTCGTTTAAGCTTGGAATCAGTTCCGACCTAAAAGCTAAGGCTCTCTCGACTGCAACATGGTCTAAGGGTATATTGTTCAGAGAGTTCAAGGATAACAGacccgttgcaaatttttggcaACGCCCACGAACACCGAATGCAGATTCATCCTTATACTCAGTGACACCAGATCGCCAAGAGGGTGCCATGGTAGTATAA